One Microcebus murinus isolate Inina chromosome 10, M.murinus_Inina_mat1.0, whole genome shotgun sequence DNA segment encodes these proteins:
- the DDX23 gene encoding putative ATP-dependent RNA helicase DDX23 produces the protein MAGELAEKKDRDVSPSKEERKRSRTPDRERDRDRDRKSSPSKDRKRHRSRDRRRGGSRSRSRSRSKSTERERRHRERDKERDRNKKDRDRDKDGHRRDKDRKRSSLSPGRGKDFKSRKDRDSKKDEEDEHGDKKPKAQPLSLEELLAKKKAEEEAEAKPKFLSKAEREAEALKRRQQEVEERQRMLEEERKKRKQFQDLGRKMLEDPQERERRERRERMERETNGNEDEEGRQKIREEKDKSKELHAIKERYLGGIKKRRRTRHLNDRKFVFEWDASEDTSIDYNPLYKERHQVQLLGRGFIAGIDLKQQKREQSRFYGDLMEKRRTLEEKEQEEARLRKLRKKEAKQRWDDRHWSQKKLDEMTDRDWRIFREDYSITTKGGKIPNPIRSWKDSSLPPHILEVIDKCGYKEPTPIQRQAIPIGLQNRDIIGVAETGSGKTAAFLIPLLVWITTLPKIDRIEESDQGPYAIILAPTRELAQQIEEETIKFGKPLGIRTVAVIGGISREDQGFRLRMGCEIVIATPGRLIDVLENRYLVLSRCTYVVLDEADRMIDMGFEPDVQKILEHMPVSNQKPDTDEAEDPEKMLANFESGKHKYRQTVMFTATMPPAVERLARSYLRRPAVVYIGSAGKPHERVEQKVFLMSESEKRKKLLAILEQGFDPPIIIFVNQKKGCDVLAKSLEKMGYNACTLHGGKGQEQREFALSNLKAGAKDILVATDVAGRGIDIQDVSMVVNYDMAKNIEDYIHRIGRTGRAGKSGVAITFLTKEDSAVFYELKQAILESPVSSCPPELANHPDAQHKPGTILTKKRREETIFA, from the exons ATGGCAGGAGAGCTGGCTGAGAAAAAAGACCGTGATGTATCACCTTCCAAGGAGGAAAGGAAGCGATCTCGGACCCCTGACAGAGAGCGGGATAGAGACCGGGACCGAAAGTCTTCCCCATCCAAAGATAGGAAGCGGCATCGTTCCAGGGATCGGCGCCGCGGAGGCAGCCGTTCCCGCTCCCGTTCCCGTTCCAAGTCTACAGAAAG AGAACGACGGCACAGAGAACGGGATAAGGAGCGGGATCGGAATAAGAAGGACCGAGATCGAGACAAGGATGGACACAGACGGGACAAGGACCGTAAACGATCCAG CTTATCTCCTGGCCgaggaaaagattttaaatctCGGAAGGACAGAGACTCTAAGAAGGATGAAGAGGATGAACATGGTGATAAGAAACCTAAG GCCCAGCCATTATCCCTGGAGGAACTTTTGGCCAAGAAAAAGGCTGAGGAAGAAGCTGAGGCTAAG CCCAAGTTCCTCTCAAAAGCAGAACGAGAGGCTGAAGCTCTAAAGCGCCGGCAGCAGGAGGTGGAAGAGCGGCAGAGGATGCttgaagaagagaggaagaaaagaaaacagttccAGGACTTGGGCAGGAAGATGTTGG AAGACCCTCAGGAACGGGAACGTCGGGAACGCAGGGAGAGAATGGAGCGGGAGACCAATGGAAATGAGGATGAGGAAGGGCGGCAGAAGATCCGGGAGGAGAAGGATAAGAGCAAGGAACTGCATGCCATTAAG GAGCGTTACCTTGGTGGCATCAAAAAGCGGCGCCGAACGAGGCATCTTAATGACCGAAAGTTTGTCTTTGAGTGGGATGCATCTGAAGACACATCCATCGACTACAATCCCCT GTACAAAGAACGGCACCAGGTGCAGTTGTTGGGGCGAGGCTTCATTGCAGGCATTGACCTAAAGCAGCAGAAACGAGAGCAGTCACGTTTCTATGGAGACCTAATGGAGAAGAGACGAACACTGGAAGAAAAGGAGCAAGAGGA GGCAAGACTCCGCAAACTTCGTAAAAAGGAAGCCAAGCAGCGCTGGGATGATCGTCATTGGTCCCAAAAGAAGTTAGATGAGATGACGGACAGGGACTGGCGGATCTTCCGTGAAGACTACAGCATCACCACCAAAGGTGGCAAGATCCCCAATCCCATCCGATCCTGGAAAGACTCTTCTCTGCCCCCACACATCTTGGAGGTCATTGATAAGTGTGGCTACAAG GAACCAACACCCATCCAGCGTCAGGCAATTCCCATTGGGCTACAGAATCGTGACATCATTGGTGTGGCTGAGACTGGCAGTGGCAAGACAGCAGCCTTCCTCATCCCATTGTTGGTCTGGATCACCACACTTCCCAAAATTGACAG GATCGAAGAGTCAGACCAGGGCCCTTATGCCATCATCCTGGCTCCCACTCGTGAGTTGGCTCAGCAGATTGAGGAAGAAACCATCAAGTTTGGGAAGCCGCTAGGCATCCGCACTGTGGCTGTCATTGGTGGCATCTCCAGAGAAGACCAGGGCTTCCGGCTGCGCATGGGTTGTGAG ATTGTGATTGCGACCCCTGGACGTCTGATTGATGTGCTGGAGAACCGCTACCTGGTGCTGAGCCGCTGTACCTATGTGGTTCTGGATGAGGCAGACAGGATGATTGACATGGGCTTTGAGCCGGATGTGCAGAAGATCCTGGAGCACATGCCTGTCAGCAACCAGAAGCCAGACACGGACGAGGCTGAGGACCCTGAGAAGATGTTGGCTAACTTTGAGTCAGGAAAACATAAGTACCGCCAA ACAGTCATGTTCACGGCCACCATGCCGCCAGCGGTGGAGCGTCTGGCCAGGAGCTATCTTCGGCGACCTGCTGTGGTATACATTGGCTCTGCAGGCAAGCCCCATGAACGTGTGGAACAGAAGGTCTTCCTCATGTCAGAATCAGAAAAGAG gAAAAAGCTGCTGGCAATCTTGGAGCAAGGCTTTGATCCACCCATCATCATTTTTGTCAACCAGAAGAAGGGTTGCGATGTGTTGGCTAAATCCCTGGAGAAGATGGGG TACAACGCTTGTACCTTGCACGGTGGAAAAGGTCAAGAGCAGCGAGAGTTTGCATTGTCCAACCTCAAGGCCGGGGCCAAGGATATTTTGGTGGCCACGGATGTGGCTGGTCGTGGTATTGACATCCAAGATGTGTCTATGGTTGTCAACTATGATATGGCCAAAAATATTGAAG ATTACATCCACCGCATTGGCCGCACGGGACGAGCTGGCAAGAGTGGCGTGGCCATCACCTTCCTCACCAAAGAGGACTCTGCTGTGTTCTATGAGCTGAAGCAGGCCATCCTGGAAAGCCCGGTGTCTTCCTGCCCCCCAGAGCTGGCCAACCACCCAGATGCCCAGCATAAGCCAGGCACCATCCTCACCAAGAAGCGCCGGGAAGAGACCATCTT